Within Dictyoglomus sp., the genomic segment CATAGAAAAGCAAGTAAAGCTTTAAATTCAGGAATAGAATTAGAAACTATTTTAAAACTTCCTGAAAGAGAAAAAATCTCTCAAATGAAATATGTGCCAGAAAAGGAGATACATAAATTAGAAGAGCTCATAGAAATAATAGATAGGAGATTTGAGGAATTAAGGGAGGGAATAAAACAATATGCCTAAGGAATACACTTCGGTTTCAAAAATTAGTGGACCTTTAGTTTTTGTAGAAAATATTGAGAATGTTAAATATGGAGAATTAGTAGAAGTAAAATTAAGTTCGGGTGAAATAAGGCAAGGACAAGTTCTTGAAGCTTCGGAAGGTGCAGCTTTAATTCAAATGTTTACTAGCACCCAGGATTTATCTCTTCAGGGAATGAGAGTAAAATTCTTAGGACATGTTTTAGAAATAGATCTTTCTCCTGCAATATTAGGAAGAACTTTTGATGGTTTAGGAAGACCAAGAGATGGGGGGCCTGCTATAATACCTGAGAAAAAGAGAGATATAAATGGGAGTCCTATAAATCCATATTCTCGTGCGTATCCTTCAGAGTTTATTCAGACAGGTATTTCTGCTATTGATGGAATGAATACATTAGTAAGGGGACAAAAATTGCCTATTTTTTCAGGTTCAGGACTTCCTCACGCTACCCTAGCAGCTCAGATTGCAAGACAAGCAAGACTTTTAAATGAAGAAGAGAAATTTGCGGTAGTTTTTGGAGCTCTTGGTATTACCTTTGAAGAAGCAAACTTTTTTATAGAAGAATTTAAAAAAACAGGAGCATTAGAAAGATCAGTTTTATTTATAAATCTTGCAGACGATCCAGTAATTGAAAGAATTGCAACTCCAAGATTTGTTTTGAGTTGTGCGGAATATTTAGCTTTTGATTTGGATATGCATGTTTTAGTAATACTTTCTGACATGACAAATTATGCGGAAGCATTGAGGGAAATTTCTGCTGCCAGAAAAGAAGTTCCAGGAAGAAGAGGATATCCAGGATATCTTTATACGGATTTAGCTACGTTGTATGAAAGAGCAGGGAGAATTAAAGGAAAGAAAGGCTCTATAACATTAATACCTATTCTTACTATGCCTGAAGATGATAGAACTCATCCAATCCCTGATCTTACAGGATATATCACTGAAGGACAGATTTTTTTAAGCAGAGAGCTTCATAGAAGAGGAATCTATCCTCCTATTGATGTTTTACAATCTCTTTCTCGATTGATGAGAGGAGGAATAGGTGAGGGAAGAACAAGAAAAGATCATGGAGATCTTTCAAACCAATTATATGCAGGATATTCAAGAGGAGTAGAGGCAAGAGAATTGGCTGTTGTCTTAGGCGAATCTGCATTAACAGAAGAAGATATTTTATTTTTAAAATTTGCTCAAGAATTTGAAGAAAAATTTATAAAACAAGGAGAATATGAAAACAGAAGCATATTTGAAACTTTAAATCTAGGTTGGAAATTATTAGGTATGCTTCCAAAGAGCTCCTTAAAGAGAATAAGACCAGAATATTTAGAAGAATTCTGGGGGAAAGTATAGTATGCCACTAAAGGTTAATCCTAATAGAATGGAATTATTAAGGTTAAAAAGAAGATTAGCGGTAGCTCGGAGAGGACATAAGCTCCTCGAAGATAAATTAGAAGGTTTAATTCAAAAATTTATGGAAGAAGTAAAAAATTATAAAGAATTAAGAGAGGAAATATCAGAAAAATTCTTATCTTTTTTATCCCTTGGATGTTTCACTTATTTAAGAATCCCTTCATTTATTTGGAGGGACTTAGTGTTGATAAATGAAGGAGAGACTCTTCTTAGAGAAAAAATTGTAAAAGAAATGAATATTCCTGTTTCTATATTGAATATAGAAAATGTTTATGTTCCCAAATATAGTTTTATTGAAACACCTGAAACTCTAGATCATTTAGTTTTTCGTTGGAAAGATCTTTTAGAAGGATTAATAAACTTGGTAAACAAAGAAAGAGAGCTCTTAGCTCTTTCCGAAGAAATTGAAAAAACTAAAAGGAGAGTGAATGCGTTAGAATATAAGCTTATACCGCAAATTGAAGAAACTGTAAAATATATTACTACGAAACTTGAAGAGTTAGAGAGAGGTAATTTTATAAGACTTCTTCGACTAAAAGAATCTTAATGATAAATAAATTAGCATGGAAGGAAATAGATTTATCCTCTCTTTTTCATAATCTTTCTATTCTAAAAAATAAAGTAGGAAAGAATGTAGAAATTATTCCTGTAGTTAAAGCAGATGCCTATGGGCATGGAGCAAGGCTAATTAGCAGATTTTTATCCAAAAATGGAATTAGAATATTTGCTGTTGCTATAGTTGAAGAAGGAATAGAACTTAGAAATTACGGAATAAGAGAGAAAATTCTTGTTCTTTCTCCTCAATTTGTAGAATCCATTTCTTATTTAGTAAATTATAATTTAACTCCTGTTGTTTCTTCTCTAGATTTCTTGCATGCCCTAGGAGAATATACTTTTTCTAAAAATATTGAATTTTCCTTTCATTTAGGAATAGATACGGGTATGGGGAGGGAAGGAATAATAATTAAGGATTTAGATAAAATTTTAAAAATAATTGAAAAATATCCTAATTTAAAATTAGAAGGTCTATCTTCTCATCTTTCAAGCTCTGAAGATAAGCTTGACCCATATAATGAAAAACAGGGAGAAATATTTGAAAAGGCTTATAATAAGTTAAGAAACTTAGGCTATAATATTTTTTGCCATTTTGCAAATACAGGAGCTATCTTTAATTTTCCAGAATTTTTTTATCATGGAGTAAGACCTGGAATTGCCCTTTATGGATATGGAGATAAAGATTTAATCCCTGTAATGTCTGTAAAGGCAAAAATTACGTTGATAAAATTAGTTCCAGAAAACTGGGGGATTGGTTATAACCATACCTATATGACAAAATCCCCTACATTAATTGGCTTAGTTCCCCTAGGATATGCGGATGGATATAGAAGAGATTTTTCAAATAAAGCTTATGTAATAGTAAAAGATAAATTATTTCCTGTTATTGGCAGAATATCTATGGATCAATTTGTGATAGATATATCCTCTGATCCATCTATAAAGGTAGGAGATATAGTTATAGTTTTAGGACGAAGTGGAAACTTAAATATAGATGCTGAAAAGCTCTCATCTTTAGCAAATACTATACCCTATGAGATATTAACTACTTTTGGTATGGCAAAAAGATTAGGAACAATTTATAAATTTGAAGGAAAAGTTATTGAAGAGATTTAAAAATTTCTCTTACATAGCTAATCTCGTCTTCTCTGTTTTTCAATTTTCCTTCCAAGTATCCTATAAATAAGTTTTTTAATATTTCTCCAACAATCTTTCCTTCTTTTACTCCTAAATTAATAAGATCTTTTCCCTTTAAATATGGAACTTTTTTCTCTTTAAGCTCTTTTATTTTTAAAAAAAGTTGAGATTTTTCTTTATTCTGAAATGTTAAACTTAAAAAGAAGATCAATTCTATAGGAAGATCAATAATTTTATCTAAAGTTTTTCTATCCAGTTCTTTGTCAATGAATTCAAAATAGTTATTTATTAAGAATATAACTTTATGGGAAAAATGATAATCTTTAAGCCAAGCTATAGCTTTGTCTCTTTCTATTTCTCTTAAAAGATTTAAAATTTGTAAATTAATCTGATCTAATTTTTTCTCCTTTCGAATTTCCATATTTATTTCTTCAAAATTTGAGGGTAAATTCTTTCTTGGAAGAAGAAAGGGAAGAGCTTCTAGTTCCTCTAATCTTTTCCAAATCTTTTCGGGTTCGGGTTCTTTTAATATTAACAAAATTTCTTCTTTTATTCTTTCTTTGCTTAGTTTCTTTAAGAATCCTTGATCAATAGCATTTTTTAATAATTCAAAGGTTTTTTCTTCAAAGGTAAAACCTAATCTTTTTTCTAATCTTATTCCTCTTAGAATTCTTGATGGATCTTCTATAAAACTTAGATTATGCAAGACTCTTAATTCCTTTCTTGATAGATCTTCAAGGCCACCAAAAAGATCAATAATTTCAAGCCATCTATCATGGTTCAAAGAAAGTGCTAAAGTATTTATGGTAAAATCTCGTCTTTTCAAATCTAACCAAAAGGAACTCTTTTCTACATGGGGTAGTGCCCCAGGAGCAGGATAATATTCCTGTCTCGCACTAGCTATATCAATTTTATTACCGTTTTCTAATATAATTTCTGCAGTCCCAAATTGTTCATAAACTCTAATTTTTCCTTTAAGCTTACCTAATAGACTGTTAAGAAATGGTTTTACATCTCCCTCTATTACAATATCCAAATCCATACTCGGATATTGTAGTAACAAATCCCTCACAAATCCTCCTACAGCATAAACAGACACGTTAAGTTGAGAAGAAATATTTTTAATATTTTGTAATATTTCCCACCAAAAGGAATTTCTAAGAAGATTCTCAGAAAGAATAGCAGTACTTCCTAAAGGTAAAGGTAAATGATTTTTCATAAAGTGAAACTTCAATATGTCTTGTCTTGTAATTATTCCTAAAACTTTATCATCCTTTACCACAGGGACTCTTCCAATATCTTTCTCTATAAGT encodes:
- a CDS encoding CBS domain-containing protein; this translates as MQVIFSHNYLDFDALASLYAAKKLFPQAWAVPSRSMERKVYEFYSLYKDFLKFQEKPPEKVEKVILVDNHWLNRLEKEFQKLLLQDEKPYIEIYDHHKSGDIKGDKEYIEEVGATTTLLVELIIKNNIPIDPIEATIFSLGIYQDTGGFTFSTTTPRDLKICAYLLERGANLNIINYYNRERLTDEQRALLNDLIQNAKEEDISGYKILLVSLEKDKYIEGLSILAHALLDEKNADALFILLKIKEKIYLMGRSRTIRINLLELLKEFNPGGHPTASTIVLTNKELAEIENYLRVKLKKFLPYNFLAKNIMSYPVETITPETTVSEAHKIMTRYGYGGLCVLENGKLVGIISRRDIEKAINMKLSKRKVKSFMSKPVITVDPDTPLSFVEQLLIEKDIGRVPVVKDDKVLGIITRQDILKFHFMKNHLPLPLGSTAILSENLLRNSFWWEILQNIKNISSQLNVSVYAVGGFVRDLLLQYPSMDLDIVIEGDVKPFLNSLLGKLKGKIRVYEQFGTAEIILENGNKIDIASARQEYYPAPGALPHVEKSSFWLDLKRRDFTINTLALSLNHDRWLEIIDLFGGLEDLSRKELRVLHNLSFIEDPSRILRGIRLEKRLGFTFEEKTFELLKNAIDQGFLKKLSKERIKEEILLILKEPEPEKIWKRLEELEALPFLLPRKNLPSNFEEINMEIRKEKKLDQINLQILNLLREIERDKAIAWLKDYHFSHKVIFLINNYFEFIDKELDRKTLDKIIDLPIELIFFLSLTFQNKEKSQLFLKIKELKEKKVPYLKGKDLINLGVKEGKIVGEILKNLFIGYLEGKLKNREDEISYVREIFKSLQ
- the alr gene encoding alanine racemase, whose protein sequence is MINKLAWKEIDLSSLFHNLSILKNKVGKNVEIIPVVKADAYGHGARLISRFLSKNGIRIFAVAIVEEGIELRNYGIREKILVLSPQFVESISYLVNYNLTPVVSSLDFLHALGEYTFSKNIEFSFHLGIDTGMGREGIIIKDLDKILKIIEKYPNLKLEGLSSHLSSSEDKLDPYNEKQGEIFEKAYNKLRNLGYNIFCHFANTGAIFNFPEFFYHGVRPGIALYGYGDKDLIPVMSVKAKITLIKLVPENWGIGYNHTYMTKSPTLIGLVPLGYADGYRRDFSNKAYVIVKDKLFPVIGRISMDQFVIDISSDPSIKVGDIVIVLGRSGNLNIDAEKLSSLANTIPYEILTTFGMAKRLGTIYKFEGKVIEEI
- a CDS encoding V-type ATP synthase subunit B is translated as MPKEYTSVSKISGPLVFVENIENVKYGELVEVKLSSGEIRQGQVLEASEGAALIQMFTSTQDLSLQGMRVKFLGHVLEIDLSPAILGRTFDGLGRPRDGGPAIIPEKKRDINGSPINPYSRAYPSEFIQTGISAIDGMNTLVRGQKLPIFSGSGLPHATLAAQIARQARLLNEEEKFAVVFGALGITFEEANFFIEEFKKTGALERSVLFINLADDPVIERIATPRFVLSCAEYLAFDLDMHVLVILSDMTNYAEALREISAARKEVPGRRGYPGYLYTDLATLYERAGRIKGKKGSITLIPILTMPEDDRTHPIPDLTGYITEGQIFLSRELHRRGIYPPIDVLQSLSRLMRGGIGEGRTRKDHGDLSNQLYAGYSRGVEARELAVVLGESALTEEDILFLKFAQEFEEKFIKQGEYENRSIFETLNLGWKLLGMLPKSSLKRIRPEYLEEFWGKV
- a CDS encoding V-type ATP synthase subunit D; its protein translation is MPLKVNPNRMELLRLKRRLAVARRGHKLLEDKLEGLIQKFMEEVKNYKELREEISEKFLSFLSLGCFTYLRIPSFIWRDLVLINEGETLLREKIVKEMNIPVSILNIENVYVPKYSFIETPETLDHLVFRWKDLLEGLINLVNKERELLALSEEIEKTKRRVNALEYKLIPQIEETVKYITTKLEELERGNFIRLLRLKES